A DNA window from Coffea arabica cultivar ET-39 chromosome 6c, Coffea Arabica ET-39 HiFi, whole genome shotgun sequence contains the following coding sequences:
- the LOC140007939 gene encoding uncharacterized protein isoform X2: MDTHTPAPSPKSSRGRRGRQQNHRQRRRVEMELELEAMRKHDFSWHPCRVSLRSSGVGLIVEYGTNDTDDCIVTKEEALSRLRIRSTPLHGDECSLLREGDRVLATRKSPPKSLFFDAQVEKPLRVRHSKKIHCRCMFVVRWIHHGREGETATIPSSAIMKMSAECITLHPTIVAFFSSLTTPNHCTISPLPTVLKGMDYERDVLQLEKQIEDISNAADSSVDFKGQAQCKAISELNASDSSIQLPSFMNHMKEINDKGSSPAQEFDASRTPLNPNPIAGCAALASLMSKCSQDGKTATLVPKYENIVKTLFPSKEATREPKIVDASTEEMKQESKNEECRPQTVDSVANVSPKKNLDVAAGSTLSCSAKQRSSEASCKNVDMAFIAGQKPMPSMNTRRFTRSAVRKAEEKVVAEANNVIKENPSLVRGSALAQDQKTVVSPIDAETASTITHKFTDPEANTGIYKSNHFVKKSCAAGMLTLNNSRRLTRSAVRGKTENNNVESHKTFEESRLSDCVKIDIHNGDNVSESNASEAENAIPTTLQNGISSTHDRERCRQLQKSSLVRTIQDIEGDVASNDRRSHGVKRKPVAPKKQELRFSPRLRYLPRTRSQNQVLSSQGKKPL, from the exons ATGGATACGCATACGCCAGCGCCCAGCCCCAAATCATCCAGGGGCCGCCGGGGACGACAACAAAATCACCGACAACGACGACGTGTCGAGATGGAGCTCGAACTCGAAGCCATGCGCAAACACGACTTCTCATGGCATCCTTGCAGAGTCTCACTTCG CTCCAGTGGTGTTGGTCTCATTGTGGAATATGGGACCAATGACACTGACGATTGTATTGTAACTAAAGAAGAAGCGCTTTCTCGTCTTCGCATTCGATCTACTCCCTTACATGGAGATGAATGCTCTCTCCTGCGAGAAGGAGATCGTGTTCTTGCCACCAGGAAGTCACCACCTAAGAGCCTCTTCTTTGATGCTCAAGTAGAAAAG CCACTACGTGTAAGACACTCAAAGAAGATCCATTGCAGATGTATGTTTGTGGTCAGATGGATTCACCATGGACGTGAAGGAGAAACTGCAACAATTCCGTCTTCTGCAATCATGAAAATGTCTGCCGAATGCATCACTCTTCATCCTACAATTGTTGCTTTCTTTAGTAGTCTGACAACACCAAATCATTGCACTATTTCACCATTACCTACTGTACTCAAGGGCATGGACTACGAAAGAGATGTTCTCCAACTAGAAAAGCAAATAGAAGATATAAGTAATGCAGCTGATTCTTCAG TCGATTTCAAGGGCCAAGCTCAATGCAAAGCAATTTCTGAATTGAATGCAAGTGATTCAAGCATCCAGCTGCCTTCTTTTATGAATCACATGAAGGAGATCAATGACAAAGGCTCATCACCTGCTCAAGAGTTTGATGCATCTAGGACtcctctcaatccaaatccgATTGCTGGATGTGCTGCTCTTGCTTCATTGATGTCAAAATGTTCTCAAG ATGGTAAAACTGCTACATTAGTCCCAAAATACGAGAACATTGTAAAGACACTCTTTCCATCCAAGGAAGCCACCAGGGAACCTAAAATTGTTGATGCATCAactgaagaaatgaaacaagagAGCAAAAATGAGGAATGCCGCCCACAGACTGTTGATTCCGTTGCCAATGTTTCCCCAAAGAAGAACCTGGATGTGGCTGCTGGAAGTACACTTTCTTGCTCAGCAAAACAGAGAAGCTCCGAGGCGTCTTGTAAAAATGTTGATATGGCCTTTATTGCTGGGCAAAAACCGATGCCTTCAATGAACACAAGAAGGTTCACTCGTTCAGCAGTTCGTAAAGCAGAGGAAAAAGTTGTTGCTGAGGCTAATAATGTGATTAAAGAAAATCCATCATTAGTACGGGGAAGTGCTTTGGCACAAGATCAGAAAACTGTTGTTTCTCCTATTGATGCTGAGACTGCCTCAACCATTACTCACAAATTTACGGATCCAGAAGCCAATACGGGGATCTATAAGAGTAACCATTTTGTGAAGAAAAGCTGTGCTGCAGGAATGCTGACTTTAAACAACTCAAGAAGATTGACACGCTCTGCAGTTCGTGGAAAGACTGAAAACAATAATGTGGAATCTCACAAAACATTTGAGGAAAGCAGGTTATCTGATTGTGTCAAAATAGATATCCATAATGGTGATAACGTCTCAGAGAGCAATGCATCAGAGGCAGAAAATGCAATCCCTACAACCCTTCAAAATGGGATTTCTTCTACTCATGACAGGGAAAGATGTAGGCAACTGCAAAAGTCATCTCTTGTGAGGACCATACAAGACATCGAAG GTGATGTCGCCAGCAATGATAGACGCAGTCACGGTGTCAAGAGAAAGCCAGTTGCTCCGAAGAAGCAAGAGCTACGTTTTTCCCCACGCCTCAGATATCTTCCTCGAACTCGTTCCCAGAACCAAGTCCTGAGCTCGCAAGGAAAGAAGCCCTTGTAA
- the LOC140007939 gene encoding uncharacterized protein isoform X1, which produces MDTHTPAPSPKSSRGRRGRQQNHRQRRRVEMELELEAMRKHDFSWHPCRVSLRSSGVGLIVEYGTNDTDDCIVTKEEALSRLRIRSTPLHGDECSLLREGDRVLATRKSPPKSLFFDAQVEKPLRVRHSKKIHCRCMFVVRWIHHGREGETATIPSSAIMKMSAECITLHPTIVAFFSSLTTPNHCTISPLPTVLKGMDYERDVLQLEKQIEDISNAADSSGIKVSENLIDVDFKGQAQCKAISELNASDSSIQLPSFMNHMKEINDKGSSPAQEFDASRTPLNPNPIAGCAALASLMSKCSQDGKTATLVPKYENIVKTLFPSKEATREPKIVDASTEEMKQESKNEECRPQTVDSVANVSPKKNLDVAAGSTLSCSAKQRSSEASCKNVDMAFIAGQKPMPSMNTRRFTRSAVRKAEEKVVAEANNVIKENPSLVRGSALAQDQKTVVSPIDAETASTITHKFTDPEANTGIYKSNHFVKKSCAAGMLTLNNSRRLTRSAVRGKTENNNVESHKTFEESRLSDCVKIDIHNGDNVSESNASEAENAIPTTLQNGISSTHDRERCRQLQKSSLVRTIQDIEGDVASNDRRSHGVKRKPVAPKKQELRFSPRLRYLPRTRSQNQVLSSQGKKPL; this is translated from the exons ATGGATACGCATACGCCAGCGCCCAGCCCCAAATCATCCAGGGGCCGCCGGGGACGACAACAAAATCACCGACAACGACGACGTGTCGAGATGGAGCTCGAACTCGAAGCCATGCGCAAACACGACTTCTCATGGCATCCTTGCAGAGTCTCACTTCG CTCCAGTGGTGTTGGTCTCATTGTGGAATATGGGACCAATGACACTGACGATTGTATTGTAACTAAAGAAGAAGCGCTTTCTCGTCTTCGCATTCGATCTACTCCCTTACATGGAGATGAATGCTCTCTCCTGCGAGAAGGAGATCGTGTTCTTGCCACCAGGAAGTCACCACCTAAGAGCCTCTTCTTTGATGCTCAAGTAGAAAAG CCACTACGTGTAAGACACTCAAAGAAGATCCATTGCAGATGTATGTTTGTGGTCAGATGGATTCACCATGGACGTGAAGGAGAAACTGCAACAATTCCGTCTTCTGCAATCATGAAAATGTCTGCCGAATGCATCACTCTTCATCCTACAATTGTTGCTTTCTTTAGTAGTCTGACAACACCAAATCATTGCACTATTTCACCATTACCTACTGTACTCAAGGGCATGGACTACGAAAGAGATGTTCTCCAACTAGAAAAGCAAATAGAAGATATAAGTAATGCAGCTGATTCTTCAGGTATTAAAGTTTCAGAAAACCTTATTGACG TCGATTTCAAGGGCCAAGCTCAATGCAAAGCAATTTCTGAATTGAATGCAAGTGATTCAAGCATCCAGCTGCCTTCTTTTATGAATCACATGAAGGAGATCAATGACAAAGGCTCATCACCTGCTCAAGAGTTTGATGCATCTAGGACtcctctcaatccaaatccgATTGCTGGATGTGCTGCTCTTGCTTCATTGATGTCAAAATGTTCTCAAG ATGGTAAAACTGCTACATTAGTCCCAAAATACGAGAACATTGTAAAGACACTCTTTCCATCCAAGGAAGCCACCAGGGAACCTAAAATTGTTGATGCATCAactgaagaaatgaaacaagagAGCAAAAATGAGGAATGCCGCCCACAGACTGTTGATTCCGTTGCCAATGTTTCCCCAAAGAAGAACCTGGATGTGGCTGCTGGAAGTACACTTTCTTGCTCAGCAAAACAGAGAAGCTCCGAGGCGTCTTGTAAAAATGTTGATATGGCCTTTATTGCTGGGCAAAAACCGATGCCTTCAATGAACACAAGAAGGTTCACTCGTTCAGCAGTTCGTAAAGCAGAGGAAAAAGTTGTTGCTGAGGCTAATAATGTGATTAAAGAAAATCCATCATTAGTACGGGGAAGTGCTTTGGCACAAGATCAGAAAACTGTTGTTTCTCCTATTGATGCTGAGACTGCCTCAACCATTACTCACAAATTTACGGATCCAGAAGCCAATACGGGGATCTATAAGAGTAACCATTTTGTGAAGAAAAGCTGTGCTGCAGGAATGCTGACTTTAAACAACTCAAGAAGATTGACACGCTCTGCAGTTCGTGGAAAGACTGAAAACAATAATGTGGAATCTCACAAAACATTTGAGGAAAGCAGGTTATCTGATTGTGTCAAAATAGATATCCATAATGGTGATAACGTCTCAGAGAGCAATGCATCAGAGGCAGAAAATGCAATCCCTACAACCCTTCAAAATGGGATTTCTTCTACTCATGACAGGGAAAGATGTAGGCAACTGCAAAAGTCATCTCTTGTGAGGACCATACAAGACATCGAAG GTGATGTCGCCAGCAATGATAGACGCAGTCACGGTGTCAAGAGAAAGCCAGTTGCTCCGAAGAAGCAAGAGCTACGTTTTTCCCCACGCCTCAGATATCTTCCTCGAACTCGTTCCCAGAACCAAGTCCTGAGCTCGCAAGGAAAGAAGCCCTTGTAA